From a region of the Thermodesulfovibrio thiophilus DSM 17215 genome:
- a CDS encoding tail protein X, protein MKYITKDNDRWDLIAYQFYGNPYLYEPIMLENPDKISYFAFPAGVMLEIPAIWVDETIEVSPPWQRD, encoded by the coding sequence ATGAAATATATAACAAAAGATAATGATAGATGGGACCTGATAGCATATCAGTTTTATGGTAATCCATATCTATATGAGCCCATCATGCTTGAAAATCCTGACAAGATATCCTATTTTGCTTTTCCTGCAGGAGTAATGCTTGAAATTCCAGCAATATGGGTTGATGAAACCATAGAGGTAAGCCCGCCGTGGCAGAGGGATTAA
- a CDS encoding phage late control D family protein — MAEGLRVPEVYLYVEINNKDVSVYITPYLLNFSYMDNDGLNKQESDDVEIELEDSQGFFRDNPPARGSSLKVKFGYTDRIRSAGVFYIDGFTYKSSRQGDAFTIKALAKDVKSSFREIKTTAFENTTLRKIAQDIASKHGYKLNFAGADVSFKRTTQQEKTDLKFLAGLCKQYGYTCKIVNRQIVIRSLDESLGSQTVYVLTRNHILDFEFETSSLYEGSVDVVYLDAQKKDVVEDKKKTQVKASGDTKKINTRIESKSQAEAISKAQKTINEMKEVQARLTCVGIPDLHAGGIVEVQGFGAFDRQYYTSTARHIIKRSGYTTELELLRKPGEKKK, encoded by the coding sequence GTGGCAGAGGGATTAAGGGTTCCAGAGGTATATCTCTATGTTGAGATTAACAATAAAGATGTCTCTGTTTATATCACGCCATATCTTCTGAACTTTTCATATATGGACAACGATGGATTGAATAAACAGGAAAGCGATGATGTAGAGATAGAGCTTGAAGACTCTCAAGGCTTTTTCAGGGACAATCCACCTGCTCGGGGATCTTCATTAAAAGTGAAGTTTGGATACACTGACAGAATTCGTTCTGCTGGAGTTTTTTATATAGACGGTTTCACATATAAAAGCTCCCGTCAGGGAGATGCATTTACAATCAAAGCACTTGCAAAAGATGTAAAAAGCTCTTTCAGAGAGATAAAAACAACAGCATTTGAAAACACTACTTTAAGAAAAATAGCCCAGGATATAGCCAGCAAACACGGGTATAAACTTAATTTTGCAGGTGCAGATGTATCATTTAAAAGAACCACGCAACAGGAAAAGACAGATCTCAAGTTTCTTGCAGGCCTCTGCAAGCAATACGGATACACATGTAAAATTGTGAACCGTCAAATTGTAATTCGTAGTCTTGATGAGAGCCTTGGCAGTCAAACAGTGTATGTTCTCACAAGAAATCATATTCTTGATTTTGAGTTTGAAACCTCATCACTTTATGAGGGCAGTGTAGATGTAGTGTATCTTGATGCACAAAAAAAAGATGTTGTTGAGGATAAAAAGAAAACGCAGGTAAAGGCTTCAGGGGATACAAAAAAGATAAATACAAGAATAGAAAGCAAATCTCAGGCAGAAGCAATTTCAAAAGCCCAGAAAACAATCAATGAGATGAAAGAAGTTCAGGCAAGACTCACATGCGTTGGGATTCCTGATTTACATGCTGGTGGGATTGTAGAGGTGCAGGGCTTTGGTGCATTTGACAGACAATACTATACAAGCACTGCAAGGCATATCATCAAAAGAAGTGGCTACACAACAGAGCTTGAACTATTAAGAAAACCAGGAGAGAAGAAAAAATGA
- a CDS encoding phage baseplate assembly protein V, with the protein MIKVGKVVAVDEKNARVRVQLLDCDGMVTYWLQVAVPKSQNDKFYWIPDAGELVLCAFLEHGFEQGFVIGAIYNEKDTTPVQDKDKIHIKFQDGSYIEYDRKEHKLKADIKGDIDIKATGRADVECQGQIYIKSATNITIQAPSINMKGGSPAEGWFEGYFRIIGNLEVQGNIHATGSIIDEGGNTNHHSH; encoded by the coding sequence ATGATCAAAGTGGGTAAAGTTGTAGCAGTGGATGAAAAAAATGCAAGAGTAAGAGTGCAGCTACTTGATTGTGATGGCATGGTGACGTATTGGCTACAAGTTGCTGTTCCGAAATCGCAAAATGATAAATTTTACTGGATTCCTGATGCTGGCGAGCTTGTGCTGTGTGCTTTTCTTGAGCATGGATTTGAACAGGGGTTTGTAATTGGTGCGATTTACAATGAAAAGGATACTACACCTGTCCAGGATAAAGACAAAATACATATAAAATTTCAAGATGGAAGCTATATTGAGTATGACAGAAAAGAGCATAAATTAAAGGCTGACATAAAAGGAGATATAGACATCAAAGCAACTGGCAGGGCAGATGTTGAGTGTCAGGGGCAGATATACATAAAAAGTGCAACAAATATAACAATCCAGGCACCCAGTATCAATATGAAAGGTGGTTCACCGGCAGAGGGCTGGTTTGAGGGGTATTTTAGAATTATTGGAAATCTTGAAGTTCAGGGCAATATTCACGCAACTGGTTCAATTATTGATGAAGGTGGTAACACAAATCATCACAGTCATTAA
- a CDS encoding phage protein Gp27 family protein: MPRRKKAELLDLINYIIQLYEREKLGFRDIEARLKAEGYDIGRSSIHRAYKDYRKAAEEYNKKFDEINALLTTLKDRPTTDMLEAVTAIIAKHVTDFVKDIESIEFEDTEALVRVTRALSQMADRLQSLREERISKAMQEIEKEAKLKGIDQEFIRYVRKEIFGT, encoded by the coding sequence ATGCCCCGCAGGAAAAAAGCAGAACTTCTTGATCTTATCAACTATATAATTCAACTCTATGAACGAGAGAAGCTCGGGTTTAGAGACATTGAGGCAAGGCTGAAAGCTGAAGGATACGATATAGGAAGGTCTTCAATTCACAGGGCTTATAAGGATTATCGAAAGGCAGCAGAGGAGTATAATAAGAAATTTGATGAAATAAATGCACTTCTTACAACCCTGAAGGACAGACCCACAACTGATATGCTCGAGGCAGTAACAGCAATCATAGCTAAACATGTAACTGACTTTGTAAAAGATATAGAATCAATTGAGTTTGAAGATACAGAGGCACTTGTAAGGGTTACAAGGGCACTCTCCCAGATGGCTGACAGACTTCAGAGCTTAAGAGAAGAAAGGATATCAAAAGCAATGCAGGAAATAGAAAAAGAAGCAAAGCTGAAAGGCATTGACCAGGAGTTTATCCGTTATGTCAGAAAAGAAATCTTCGGCACATAG
- a CDS encoding terminase large subunit domain-containing protein — MSEKKSSAHSLLLPYQAEALKEIESHKFSCLMWARQTGKSFLIALFAVLRAVENSNHLVAVISPTERQSKEFMEKVKRHVEFLKIVGAQFGEEFFKEASINVLEVRFPNGSRIMGLPANPDGVRGLTGDVVLEEAAFFRDGYRVYQAIFPSITRSRDYKLIAISTPRTKNDVFAHIWQMSDGNQLWYRQKLTIFDAVSRGLDVDVESIKKAIPSEDIWMQEYLCEFMDENYILLPYEVIHACVLDGVLVGNLAEVQGDIYVGVDIARRGNLTIIAVLEKAGSILYLRKLEIMKNIPFREQFEAIDYYTAFARRVAVDETGIGMQIAEELQRKWGEIKVQRVYFTAKAKEELASRMQAYFQDRRIFIPQNRDLIEDLHSVERTITQSGNIRIEGSSEDSHADRFWAVALALSVVESKSSYHGPYIFSGINWESRYGVMAMV, encoded by the coding sequence ATGTCAGAAAAGAAATCTTCGGCACATAGTCTGCTTCTGCCATATCAAGCAGAAGCATTAAAAGAGATTGAATCGCATAAGTTCAGTTGCCTCATGTGGGCAAGGCAGACCGGCAAAAGCTTTCTCATTGCACTCTTTGCTGTGTTAAGGGCAGTTGAAAACTCCAATCATCTGGTTGCAGTCATTTCTCCTACAGAGAGGCAGAGCAAAGAGTTCATGGAGAAAGTAAAAAGACATGTGGAATTTTTAAAAATCGTGGGCGCACAGTTTGGAGAGGAGTTCTTCAAAGAGGCAAGCATTAATGTGCTTGAGGTGAGATTTCCAAATGGCTCACGCATTATGGGATTACCTGCAAATCCTGATGGAGTAAGAGGGCTTACAGGAGATGTAGTCCTTGAAGAGGCTGCTTTTTTCAGGGATGGTTACAGGGTATATCAGGCAATATTTCCGTCTATCACAAGAAGCAGAGATTATAAATTGATTGCTATTTCTACTCCTCGCACAAAAAATGATGTATTTGCTCATATATGGCAGATGTCTGATGGAAATCAATTATGGTATAGACAGAAACTTACGATATTTGATGCTGTTAGCCGTGGGCTTGATGTTGATGTAGAGTCAATAAAAAAAGCAATTCCAAGCGAAGATATCTGGATGCAGGAGTATCTTTGTGAATTTATGGATGAAAACTATATTTTACTTCCTTATGAAGTGATTCATGCATGCGTACTTGATGGAGTGCTTGTGGGGAATTTGGCAGAGGTGCAAGGGGATATCTACGTTGGAGTTGATATTGCAAGAAGAGGGAATCTCACAATTATTGCAGTTTTAGAAAAAGCTGGAAGTATTCTGTATTTGCGAAAGCTCGAGATAATGAAAAATATACCCTTCAGGGAGCAGTTTGAGGCAATAGATTATTACACAGCTTTTGCAAGGCGTGTAGCAGTAGATGAGACAGGCATTGGAATGCAGATTGCAGAAGAACTTCAGAGAAAATGGGGAGAGATCAAAGTTCAAAGAGTGTATTTTACAGCCAAAGCGAAAGAAGAGCTTGCTTCCCGCATGCAGGCATATTTCCAGGACAGACGCATATTTATTCCACAGAACAGGGACCTGATTGAAGACTTACACAGTGTGGAAAGAACAATTACGCAATCGGGAAATATAAGAATTGAAGGTAGCAGTGAAGACTCCCATGCAGACAGATTCTGGGCAGTGGCTCTGGCATTGTCAGTTGTGGAGTCAAAGAGTTCCTACCACGGTCCTTATATTTTTTCAGGAATAAACTGGGAGAGCAGATATGGCGTTATGGCAATGGTTTAA
- a CDS encoding lysozyme, giving the protein MRVTEKGIELIKRFEGFSPVKYLCPAGYLTIGYGHVIKEGEAFDEPIDEEEAEQLLMKDLIKFEKSVLRLINVQLTEGMFDALVSFSYNLGSGALQRSALRQKLNRAEYLDAADEFLKWVYSGGRKLKGLVLRRQAERERFLEDYEHFM; this is encoded by the coding sequence ATGAGAGTGACAGAGAAAGGCATCGAATTAATAAAAAGGTTTGAAGGTTTTAGTCCCGTAAAATATCTCTGTCCTGCAGGATATTTAACTATTGGCTATGGGCATGTAATTAAAGAAGGAGAGGCTTTCGATGAACCGATTGACGAAGAAGAAGCTGAACAGCTGCTAATGAAAGATCTCATTAAGTTTGAAAAATCAGTTTTAAGACTTATTAATGTTCAACTAACTGAAGGAATGTTTGATGCTTTAGTGTCTTTTTCGTATAACCTTGGCTCTGGTGCATTACAAAGATCAGCACTGAGACAGAAACTCAACAGAGCTGAGTATCTTGATGCAGCAGATGAGTTTCTCAAATGGGTTTACTCAGGAGGCAGAAAACTTAAAGGATTGGTATTGAGAAGACAGGCAGAAAGAGAGAGGTTTTTAGAGGACTATGAACATTTTATGTAA
- a CDS encoding phage minor head protein — translation MTEQDKDIESALNIVLPALEAGLQKALSETLKKARYFISQQDLSRYIMSMLESHMKLSQKQLDALNKLLEKIYTKEHAAFPVSTKLTISDERAISYATKLHDFYLGRFFQGDREIRLDSVKWMSNYYLKKGYPAGKNQEGARKFLDEFGNYLSQRTETKARQIVDTTVNYLRNSSRIKAMQKIRIKKYRWDATGDRLTCPACRSMDGRVFDTGEAVRVIEMLEASEDPALIKELRPIQTDVQKGSSSRLPTRMPPLHPDCRCRAVAFFEEETVMTTVERPTWAKDTPAQRELEEEFRALTNEERLNRIRAHMGSSWLRPATGGGGENAYKEAKNDLERHFIKHGKDLGFKDIDTYSKASHDIIKEPEEVYVEKGRDGTVYHFIKDGKVVVSNDDALKIESFYKFDERWRSFKRDGIIRML, via the coding sequence ATGACAGAGCAAGACAAAGATATAGAATCAGCTTTAAATATAGTGCTTCCAGCGCTTGAAGCAGGCTTGCAAAAAGCCTTGTCAGAGACACTAAAGAAAGCCCGATATTTTATCTCCCAGCAGGATCTTTCAAGATACATAATGAGCATGCTTGAGTCACATATGAAGCTGTCACAAAAACAGCTTGATGCATTAAACAAACTGCTTGAAAAAATTTACACAAAAGAGCATGCAGCATTTCCCGTATCAACCAAACTTACAATCTCAGATGAAAGAGCGATATCATACGCAACAAAACTACATGATTTCTATTTAGGTCGATTCTTTCAGGGCGACAGAGAAATAAGACTCGATTCGGTCAAATGGATGAGCAATTATTACCTCAAAAAGGGATATCCAGCTGGAAAGAACCAGGAAGGAGCAAGAAAATTCTTAGATGAATTCGGCAATTACCTATCCCAGAGGACAGAGACAAAGGCAAGGCAGATTGTAGATACAACTGTGAATTATCTGAGAAATAGTTCTCGTATAAAGGCAATGCAAAAAATCCGCATAAAAAAATACAGATGGGATGCAACAGGAGACAGACTTACATGTCCAGCATGCAGAAGCATGGATGGAAGAGTATTTGATACAGGTGAGGCTGTGCGGGTGATTGAAATGCTTGAGGCTTCAGAAGACCCTGCACTCATAAAAGAACTAAGACCAATTCAGACTGATGTGCAGAAAGGATCTTCCTCAAGGCTTCCCACAAGGATGCCACCACTACATCCTGACTGTAGATGCAGGGCTGTTGCATTCTTCGAAGAGGAAACAGTTATGACAACAGTTGAAAGACCCACATGGGCAAAGGATACTCCTGCGCAGCGAGAGCTTGAAGAAGAATTCAGGGCATTGACAAACGAAGAAAGATTAAACCGCATCAGGGCACACATGGGAAGTAGCTGGCTAAGACCTGCAACAGGCGGCGGTGGTGAGAATGCATATAAGGAAGCAAAAAATGATCTGGAAAGGCATTTTATAAAACATGGAAAGGATCTGGGATTTAAAGACATAGATACATACTCAAAAGCATCTCATGATATCATTAAAGAACCAGAGGAAGTGTATGTAGAAAAAGGCAGAGATGGTACTGTATATCATTTTATTAAAGATGGCAAAGTTGTTGTATCTAATGATGATGCATTAAAGATAGAGTCTTTTTATAAATTTGATGAAAGATGGAGGAGTTTTAAAAGAGATGGGATTATTAGAATGCTATAA
- a CDS encoding GPW/gp25 family protein — protein sequence MYSLVERDTVKSILQNIRLILTTVQGSDIHRPDFGSRLYLFIDKPLNAITIGRIKVEIKDAILKWEQRVEIEDIALKKDYINAKLNIQMKLRIKETEEVINTQLWL from the coding sequence ATGTACAGTCTGGTTGAAAGAGACACAGTAAAAAGCATACTTCAAAATATTAGATTAATTCTTACAACAGTTCAGGGATCTGACATCCACAGACCTGATTTTGGAAGCAGGCTTTATCTTTTTATAGATAAACCTCTTAATGCCATCACAATTGGCAGGATCAAGGTAGAGATAAAAGATGCAATCTTGAAGTGGGAGCAAAGAGTGGAGATTGAAGATATTGCTTTAAAAAAAGACTACATCAATGCAAAACTCAACATACAGATGAAGCTTAGAATAAAAGAAACAGAAGAGGTTATAAACACACAGCTATGGCTATAA
- a CDS encoding baseplate assembly protein, with the protein MAIKFVETDPTLYEKQLIEAYERLTNKTLQPADPERLLINLLAYALTITSINIDETGRQNLLAYASAEHLDALAEFYGIERLYPKPATCILRFSLSSALNYDAVIPAGTRVTPDGNIIFKTVEEVKIPAGNLSAQVQAECEITGSAGNGYQVGQINKLVDVLPHDISASNTTMTMYGADIEDDERFRERIRQSIERFTNAGSCGAYIYHTLSAHQDILDVSVFSPQPGEVNVVFIMKDGESPDNSMIQLVQNYLSSEKVRPLTDMVYVSAPEVITYSINIEYYIHKKDEALAGLIQQDVEKAARDFAFWTGTKIGRDILPEELILRVKQAGAYRVIVNSPAYTALQQNQIAKADSFVLTYSGLMED; encoded by the coding sequence ATGGCTATAAAGTTCGTAGAGACTGATCCAACTCTATACGAAAAACAATTGATTGAAGCATACGAAAGGCTTACAAATAAAACGCTTCAACCCGCAGATCCTGAACGACTACTTATAAATCTTCTTGCATATGCCCTTACAATTACATCAATAAACATAGATGAGACAGGAAGACAGAATCTTCTTGCATATGCAAGCGCTGAACATTTAGATGCTCTTGCAGAGTTTTATGGAATAGAGAGACTTTATCCCAAACCTGCTACGTGTATTTTGCGATTTAGTCTTTCAAGTGCTCTCAATTATGATGCAGTAATCCCCGCAGGGACAAGGGTAACGCCTGACGGTAATATTATTTTTAAAACGGTAGAAGAAGTAAAAATCCCGGCAGGTAATCTTTCTGCCCAAGTGCAGGCAGAATGCGAAATAACTGGCAGTGCTGGTAATGGATATCAGGTGGGGCAAATAAACAAACTTGTAGATGTTTTACCTCATGACATTTCTGCATCAAATACAACAATGACTATGTATGGTGCAGACATAGAGGATGATGAAAGATTCAGAGAACGCATAAGACAGAGCATTGAAAGGTTTACAAATGCAGGCTCTTGTGGAGCATACATATATCATACTCTGTCAGCACATCAAGATATATTAGATGTTTCAGTATTTAGCCCTCAGCCTGGAGAGGTGAATGTGGTTTTTATTATGAAAGATGGGGAGAGTCCAGACAACTCAATGATTCAGCTTGTGCAAAACTATCTTTCAAGTGAAAAAGTGAGACCTTTAACAGATATGGTTTATGTTTCTGCTCCAGAGGTAATTACATATAGCATTAACATAGAATATTACATACATAAAAAAGATGAAGCTCTGGCAGGCTTAATTCAGCAAGATGTTGAAAAAGCTGCCCGGGATTTTGCTTTCTGGACAGGAACAAAAATTGGAAGAGATATTCTACCTGAAGAGCTTATCTTGAGAGTGAAACAGGCTGGAGCCTATAGAGTGATCGTAAACAGTCCTGCCTATACAGCCTTACAGCAAAATCAAATTGCAAAAGCAGATTCATTTGTTCTCACTTATTCAGGCCTTATGGAAGATTAA
- a CDS encoding N4-gp56 family major capsid protein: protein MPVTGQTNPELFPTYYERKLLEYVKANLIATRYGQKHSFTPNTGRTAVFTRFSPLQKATTPLTDQPTPAQGASIAAQQVQVSINEYGNYIDLDEFTDITSFTPLVDVATDLLSYNAEESLDAVAMQQITAGTNVYYASGVSGRSGLDGTKKLSKDDVRKGVNLLNRAEILPFPDGYYVLLVHPDKILDLFTAQELITLASAKYEALEKGVVGTFGGAQIVVSTTLPILAGAGGGTPASDVYQSVLLGQNAYGVVDIDGNSIQMVYTNVDKLGRIKTVGWKAYFAAKRLYEPALLRIESN from the coding sequence ATGCCAGTAACAGGACAGACAAACCCGGAGCTTTTCCCTACATACTATGAGAGAAAGCTTTTAGAGTATGTGAAGGCAAATCTTATTGCGACACGATATGGTCAAAAACATAGCTTTACCCCGAACACGGGAAGAACTGCTGTTTTTACGAGATTTTCTCCTTTGCAGAAGGCAACAACTCCTCTTACAGATCAGCCAACTCCTGCTCAAGGAGCATCCATAGCAGCTCAGCAAGTTCAGGTGTCTATAAATGAATATGGAAACTACATAGATCTGGATGAGTTCACAGATATTACTTCGTTCACCCCTCTCGTTGATGTGGCAACGGATCTATTATCGTATAATGCGGAAGAAAGTCTTGATGCTGTAGCTATGCAGCAGATTACTGCGGGCACAAATGTATACTATGCCTCTGGTGTATCAGGTAGATCAGGACTTGATGGTACAAAAAAACTTTCAAAAGATGATGTGCGGAAAGGTGTAAATCTTCTAAATAGAGCAGAAATTTTACCATTCCCTGATGGATACTATGTTCTTCTGGTTCATCCAGACAAAATCCTCGATCTTTTTACCGCCCAAGAGCTTATTACTCTTGCTAGCGCCAAATATGAAGCACTTGAAAAAGGAGTGGTGGGAACGTTTGGAGGAGCACAAATAGTAGTTTCAACAACTCTTCCGATTCTTGCGGGAGCTGGTGGAGGTACCCCAGCAAGTGATGTTTACCAGAGCGTGCTTTTAGGACAGAATGCTTACGGCGTGGTTGATATAGATGGGAACTCTATTCAGATGGTCTATACCAATGTTGATAAACTTGGCAGAATCAAAACTGTGGGATGGAAGGCCTATTTTGCGGCAAAAAGACTCTATGAACCAGCACTGTTGAGGATAGAATCCAATTAA